The following proteins are co-located in the Flammeovirga kamogawensis genome:
- the metF gene encoding methylenetetrahydrofolate reductase [NAD(P)H]: MKVIDRLNLAAEEKKTLFSFELLPPVRGKSIQSLFDAIDPLMEFKPAFVDVTYHREEYVYKELPNGLFEKSIQRHRPGTVAVCAAIMHKYNVDTVPHIICGGFSKEETENILIELNFLGIENILALRGDAAKGEAAFTPHPEGYAYASELVEHIQCMNEGEFKYADDNGFKGGFSIGVAGYPEKHMDASNLDTDIQYLKKKVELGADYIVTQMFFDNQKYFDFVERCRAAGITVPILPGIKPLTTKKQLTLLPSIFKLDFPQDLYDAAQKCKNNKEVRELGIEWGIQQSKELIEYGVPGMHFYSMGRSTSVKDIAEAIF, encoded by the coding sequence TTGAAAGTTATTGATCGTCTAAATCTAGCAGCTGAAGAGAAAAAAACATTGTTCTCTTTCGAACTTCTTCCCCCAGTAAGAGGGAAAAGTATTCAATCATTATTTGATGCTATTGATCCACTAATGGAGTTCAAACCTGCATTTGTGGACGTTACATACCACCGAGAGGAATATGTATATAAAGAACTTCCAAACGGATTATTTGAAAAATCAATTCAACGTCACCGTCCAGGAACTGTAGCTGTTTGTGCTGCAATTATGCATAAATACAATGTAGATACAGTACCTCATATTATTTGTGGAGGATTCTCTAAAGAAGAAACTGAAAATATCCTTATTGAATTAAATTTCTTAGGAATAGAAAACATTCTTGCTTTAAGAGGTGATGCTGCAAAAGGTGAAGCGGCCTTTACACCTCACCCTGAAGGATATGCTTATGCATCTGAATTAGTTGAACATATTCAGTGCATGAACGAAGGGGAATTTAAATATGCAGATGATAATGGATTTAAAGGTGGATTTAGTATTGGTGTAGCAGGGTACCCGGAAAAGCACATGGATGCTTCTAACTTAGATACTGATATTCAATATCTTAAGAAAAAAGTTGAATTAGGTGCTGATTATATTGTAACACAGATGTTCTTTGATAATCAAAAATATTTTGATTTTGTAGAGAGATGTCGAGCTGCTGGAATTACAGTCCCTATCCTTCCTGGTATTAAGCCGCTTACTACTAAAAAACAATTGACTTTATTGCCAAGTATCTTTAAACTTGATTTCCCTCAAGATTTATATGATGCCGCTCAGAAATGCAAAAACAATAAAGAAGTAAGAGAATTAGGTATCGAATGGGGTATCCAACAATCTAAGGAATTAATTGAATATGGTGTTCCTGGAATGCATTTCTACTCAATGGGTAGATCTACTTCTGTAAAAGATATTGCCGAAGCGATCTTCTAG
- the kdsA gene encoding 3-deoxy-8-phosphooctulonate synthase, translating to MSKNIVKVGDINCGADELFLISGPCVIEDESIMMKTAEKLKEVTERLNIPMIYKASFQKDNRSSVDFYRGPGIDEGLRIMQKVKDEFGFSLVSDIHYPDQIKPAAEVLDILQIPAYLCMQTDLVVGSAETGKVVNIKHGQFLAPENMIKPAQKVESTGNKNIILTERGYSFGYNDLIVDPRSFYEMRQTGYPVVFDVTHSIRKYGIPSADPTGGARQYLPTLARAGVAAGIDGLFIETHPCPSEALCDAASQLDVNQLEEFMKPLIELHNIEVSYRNK from the coding sequence ATGAGTAAAAACATTGTAAAAGTTGGTGACATTAATTGTGGCGCTGACGAATTGTTCCTGATCTCTGGACCTTGTGTAATCGAGGACGAGAGCATCATGATGAAAACAGCTGAAAAATTGAAAGAAGTAACGGAAAGATTAAATATTCCGATGATTTATAAAGCTTCTTTTCAAAAAGATAACAGATCTTCTGTAGACTTCTATAGAGGTCCTGGTATCGATGAAGGTTTACGTATCATGCAAAAGGTAAAAGATGAATTCGGATTCTCTTTAGTTTCTGACATTCACTACCCAGATCAGATTAAACCTGCTGCTGAAGTTTTAGATATTCTTCAAATTCCAGCTTACTTATGTATGCAAACTGACTTAGTTGTTGGTTCTGCTGAAACAGGTAAAGTTGTAAATATAAAACACGGTCAGTTCTTAGCTCCTGAGAACATGATTAAACCAGCTCAAAAAGTTGAATCAACTGGTAACAAAAATATCATATTAACAGAAAGAGGTTACTCTTTTGGTTACAATGATTTAATTGTTGACCCTCGTTCTTTCTACGAAATGAGACAAACTGGATACCCTGTCGTATTCGACGTAACTCATTCTATCCGTAAATACGGAATTCCTTCTGCGGATCCTACAGGTGGAGCACGTCAATACTTACCTACATTAGCTCGTGCTGGTGTGGCAGCAGGTATCGATGGTTTATTTATCGAAACACACCCTTGCCCTTCAGAAGCACTTTGCGATGCGGCAAGTCAATTAGATGTAAATCAATTAGAAGAGTTCATGAAACCGCTAATCGAGTTACATAATATCGAAGTTAGTTACCGTAACAAGTAA
- the kdsB gene encoding 3-deoxy-manno-octulosonate cytidylyltransferase, with the protein MRKFLGIIPARYGSSRLEGKPLADICGKPMIQHVYERAIQAIDDVYIATDDIRIIEVVEAFGGKVVMTSPTHTNGTTRCLEALELINKETNKGFDTVVNIQGDEPLLEPVTLTQLINSFDDTTEFATLVTPVIHAQDLENDSEVFVTLDHNKDALYFSRAVIPTVRGVERKDWMKHTTFYKHLGLYAYTKKALSLFATLEPTTLEKLESLEQLRWIEHGYKIKVGVTEHDSIPVDTKEDLERVRNIMQELV; encoded by the coding sequence ATGCGAAAGTTTTTAGGAATTATTCCTGCTCGCTATGGATCGTCTAGGTTGGAAGGAAAACCATTGGCAGATATTTGTGGCAAGCCAATGATTCAACACGTTTACGAACGTGCTATTCAAGCAATAGACGATGTGTATATTGCAACAGACGACATTCGAATTATAGAAGTAGTAGAAGCCTTTGGTGGAAAAGTTGTCATGACTTCTCCGACACACACAAATGGTACTACACGCTGTTTAGAGGCACTTGAGCTTATAAATAAAGAAACAAATAAAGGCTTTGATACTGTTGTAAATATTCAAGGAGACGAACCTCTTCTTGAACCTGTTACACTCACACAGCTAATTAATAGTTTTGATGATACTACTGAGTTTGCAACATTAGTAACCCCAGTAATTCATGCACAAGATCTAGAAAATGACAGTGAAGTTTTTGTTACTCTAGATCATAATAAAGATGCTTTATATTTTAGTAGAGCTGTGATTCCAACCGTTCGAGGAGTTGAACGCAAAGATTGGATGAAACATACTACTTTTTATAAACACCTAGGCTTATATGCCTACACTAAAAAAGCTTTATCACTGTTCGCTACTTTAGAGCCTACAACTTTAGAGAAACTAGAATCGTTAGAGCAGTTACGATGGATCGAACATGGTTATAAAATTAAGGTTGGTGTTACAGAACATGACAGTATTCCTGTTGATACCAAAGAAGATTTGGAGCGTGTAAGAAATATTATGCAAGAGTTAGTCTAA
- a CDS encoding HAD family hydrolase, whose protein sequence is MREELFKEGGGVFVTPSSSLLQQLQNIKGLIFDWDGVFNGGVKGGPMPSPFSEVDSMGVNMLRFGYFLENGEIPFTAIVTGEFNEAAFKWAKREHFDAVLYLVKDKVKVLPLVDNMSGIKAEEILFTFDDILDISLAKEVGARFMVGRTGSPLFTEYCRMNGYADYITGNAGSNNAVREVSEVVLCLLDRFDETIDKRVAFDGAYATYIKKRNEIPTKYFKNEGSEFIPSDPL, encoded by the coding sequence ATGAGAGAAGAATTATTCAAAGAAGGAGGAGGCGTGTTTGTAACACCCTCCTCTTCTCTTTTACAGCAATTACAAAACATCAAAGGTTTAATTTTTGACTGGGATGGTGTTTTTAATGGTGGTGTAAAAGGAGGACCAATGCCAAGTCCATTTAGTGAGGTTGACTCTATGGGTGTAAACATGCTTCGATTTGGTTATTTCTTAGAAAACGGAGAAATCCCATTTACAGCAATTGTAACGGGAGAATTTAATGAAGCAGCTTTTAAATGGGCTAAAAGAGAACATTTTGATGCTGTTTTATACTTAGTAAAAGATAAAGTAAAAGTATTGCCTTTAGTTGACAATATGTCTGGTATAAAAGCCGAAGAAATACTTTTTACATTCGATGATATTTTAGATATCTCTTTAGCAAAAGAAGTAGGTGCACGTTTTATGGTAGGTAGAACTGGTAGCCCTTTATTTACAGAATATTGTAGAATGAATGGGTATGCAGATTACATAACAGGAAACGCTGGTTCTAATAATGCAGTGAGAGAAGTGTCTGAAGTTGTGCTTTGTTTACTAGACCGCTTTGATGAAACAATCGATAAGCGTGTTGCTTTTGATGGTGCTTATGCTACTTACATCAAAAAACGTAATGAAATACCTACAAAGTATTTCAAAAACGAAGGCAGTGAATTTATCCCAAGTGATCCTTTGTAA
- a CDS encoding transaldolase family protein: MELYLDSAEINEIKNGFEQAPFMTGLTTTPTFMARHGITDIDGTIVELSKIVPILQIEALGDTAEEIVAEAKRQEALGLSRETTVYKIPVSLVGLKACSMLVKEGFKVNVHLVYTLQQAYMAMQAGATYVCPLVGRLQDQGHDALGLVEQCVEAVEYYGYDTKIMFSSVRTMQHVRDAVSIGVHTITVPWKIMTQLTENHFTKIGTDQFVNDTRLMTVKVGEAISTNNPTVTADATVAECLVNMTTNATGATTVVDANGAAIGIFTDGDLRRLVSEKGGDVVNTKVGDLGLTAPISIDANELLFVASNLIKEKKVDELVVTQNGKVIGMLDVQDMMKF; this comes from the coding sequence ATGGAATTATATTTAGATTCTGCAGAGATCAATGAGATCAAAAATGGTTTTGAACAAGCACCGTTCATGACTGGTTTAACAACTACTCCAACATTCATGGCTCGTCATGGTATCACAGATATCGACGGAACTATTGTTGAGTTGTCTAAAATTGTACCTATTCTTCAAATCGAAGCTTTAGGAGACACTGCAGAAGAAATCGTTGCAGAAGCAAAACGTCAAGAAGCTTTAGGCTTAAGCCGTGAAACTACAGTTTATAAGATTCCTGTTTCTTTAGTAGGTCTTAAAGCATGTAGCATGCTTGTAAAAGAAGGTTTCAAAGTAAACGTTCACTTGGTATATACTTTACAACAAGCATATATGGCTATGCAAGCTGGAGCAACTTATGTTTGTCCTCTTGTTGGTCGTTTACAAGATCAAGGTCACGATGCTTTAGGTTTAGTAGAGCAATGTGTTGAAGCTGTAGAATACTATGGATACGATACAAAAATTATGTTCTCATCTGTACGTACAATGCAACACGTTCGTGATGCTGTAAGTATTGGTGTTCACACAATTACTGTACCTTGGAAAATCATGACTCAATTGACTGAAAACCACTTCACAAAAATTGGTACAGATCAATTCGTTAATGATACTCGTTTAATGACAGTTAAAGTTGGTGAGGCTATCTCTACTAACAACCCTACTGTTACAGCAGATGCTACTGTTGCTGAATGTCTTGTTAACATGACAACAAACGCAACTGGTGCTACTACTGTTGTAGACGCTAACGGTGCTGCTATTGGTATCTTTACTGATGGTGATTTACGTCGTTTAGTATCTGAAAAAGGTGGTGATGTTGTAAACACTAAAGTTGGTGATTTAGGATTAACTGCTCCTATTTCTATCGATGCTAACGAATTATTATTTGTTGCTTCGAACTTAATCAAAGAAAAGAAAGTTGACGAACTGGTTGTTACTCAAAACGGTAAAGTAATCGGTATGTTAGACGTTCAAGATATGATGAAATTCTAA
- a CDS encoding S8 family serine peptidase: protein MSAQIEDRCTNKVIYVKLKSKNYETLQPWSKTFLADRDFPAKMVSPKSYQHLIPEKDNTLNYISLFRAEAPDILQIDLNDNQEACVLIHKIEEHPLVEYVEIAPNYADDLVEYTPNDPLIANQFAIDIHNMEAAWEIEKGSSDIVIGISDSGFEIWHEDLFNNIKTNDAELNGFPNVDDDNNGYIDDVYGYNFRSNDTTLTGTSHGIQVSGAAAAVTDNNIGVAGMGFNSNFIPIVRGSGLEGIVYLAERGVDIINMSWGSPSDPDDDKSVAFQEIINHYTENYNVLFIAAAGNNDHNEIPTDYYPASYENVLSVTAVNENKVSIKNDNSKYTRSYKIQVAANANSQTTNSNNSYRHSEGTSISSPIVAGIAALVRSRYPELSAIQVAELLRYTSDSTFYAISNNDEDAYKIGFGVIDAFKAVTEKDNVHVVRAQNPRWSKYGTSDISVLPGDTLAIWFDFKNILNGNSPNLIASISSYDTAFIPIPGEVTHSLGQMSEGQIKNNSNAPFLFKISPQAIQIKNLHFRVTLEDISTGSYEYRDWQNLELNIILGVKIDSNYIKYLFRPNGTWGVNHGFDYNNRHGCYALTRQSGFIIATDNELSDATYIDINTNTRKTDFVGTSPLVKNTNNSKDVNYPITTFEGTLIDENSANPVGVNIKQKLYGSNSSNVNRAVFTELEITNTSNQTFNNLYSGLFVDWVMNYASGDTLQNQIDSAMITYDAVNQVAIIEKTDKSKCAAVKLLNTGNVNFQAIDNLNSANSIIDITDGFSDYEKIQAVSSQIGTTTIGSKTQLANVSSVIAYTINDLKINETARVGFLIVAADTLPQLLQQLDSVEQYCEYWLKSPSPVIDYQVANEGENVTIATDNYDALALYKEENGQKVLKETGRSFEVLIDSISYYYVQSQGRYVYNGDLVQLTGRAIPPLSIDSPQLVCKNTTVMISPEGCTNYNFYRDHFLTELLYTGPFLSIPNIQRDTSFYIKCAEVASETNFVHLEVKVDSVVTDYDLSSSTSYIDGTVNASFNQTDKVVSWLWHLNNEQYGEQNDENISITFDQQGTHSLRLFATNNAGCTYIISKEIEVSLVNSSNSMVYTLENSVLFPNPITDGKVNLAVSKQIGNMNFEILRINGQTIKKNLSYIIIGNIYTIYLPSGLKPNTYLLSGSSTSGSMVWKVIVR from the coding sequence GTGTCAGCACAAATTGAAGATAGATGCACTAACAAAGTAATTTATGTTAAACTAAAAAGCAAAAATTACGAAACCTTACAACCGTGGTCAAAAACTTTTTTAGCTGATAGAGATTTCCCTGCTAAAATGGTTTCTCCAAAATCTTATCAACACCTAATTCCTGAAAAAGATAATACCTTAAATTATATTTCTTTATTTAGAGCAGAGGCTCCAGATATACTACAAATAGATTTAAATGATAACCAAGAAGCCTGTGTTCTAATTCATAAAATTGAAGAACACCCACTAGTAGAGTATGTTGAAATTGCTCCTAATTATGCAGATGACTTAGTAGAATACACTCCCAATGACCCATTAATTGCAAATCAATTTGCTATTGATATTCATAATATGGAAGCTGCTTGGGAAATAGAAAAAGGAAGTAGTGATATTGTAATTGGCATTTCTGATTCTGGTTTTGAAATTTGGCATGAAGATCTGTTTAATAACATAAAAACAAATGATGCCGAGCTAAATGGCTTCCCGAATGTAGATGATGATAACAACGGTTACATTGATGATGTGTATGGTTATAACTTTAGAAGTAATGATACAACATTAACAGGAACTAGTCATGGTATACAAGTTTCTGGAGCAGCTGCAGCGGTTACTGATAACAACATAGGAGTTGCAGGTATGGGTTTTAATTCAAATTTTATTCCTATTGTTCGAGGTTCAGGATTAGAAGGAATAGTTTACCTTGCAGAACGTGGTGTAGATATAATTAATATGTCATGGGGTAGTCCTAGTGATCCAGATGATGATAAATCCGTTGCTTTTCAAGAAATAATTAATCACTATACAGAAAACTATAATGTTCTTTTTATTGCAGCAGCAGGAAATAACGACCACAATGAGATACCAACTGATTATTATCCTGCTTCCTATGAAAATGTATTATCAGTTACTGCTGTAAATGAAAACAAAGTCAGTATCAAAAATGATAATTCGAAATATACAAGGAGTTATAAAATTCAAGTAGCTGCGAACGCAAATTCACAAACAACTAATAGTAATAATAGTTATAGGCACTCTGAAGGTACTTCTATTTCTTCACCAATTGTAGCAGGTATTGCTGCTTTAGTAAGATCTCGATACCCTGAACTCTCTGCCATTCAAGTAGCAGAACTATTAAGGTACACCTCAGATTCAACATTTTATGCAATTAGCAACAATGATGAAGATGCTTATAAAATTGGTTTTGGTGTGATAGATGCATTCAAAGCTGTTACAGAAAAAGATAACGTTCATGTTGTACGAGCACAAAACCCTAGATGGAGTAAATATGGAACTTCTGACATCTCAGTTTTACCAGGTGATACTTTGGCTATATGGTTTGATTTCAAAAATATACTCAATGGAAATTCGCCAAATTTAATTGCATCAATTTCTAGCTATGATACGGCCTTTATACCTATTCCTGGGGAAGTAACCCATTCATTAGGACAAATGTCTGAAGGACAAATAAAAAATAATTCAAATGCTCCTTTTCTTTTTAAAATATCACCACAAGCTATTCAAATTAAAAACCTTCATTTCAGAGTGACTTTAGAAGACATAAGTACTGGTTCTTATGAGTATCGAGATTGGCAAAACTTAGAACTAAATATTATTTTAGGAGTGAAAATTGATTCCAATTATATAAAATATCTCTTTAGACCAAACGGTACATGGGGTGTTAACCATGGGTTTGATTATAACAACAGGCATGGATGTTATGCTTTAACAAGACAATCCGGGTTTATCATTGCAACTGATAATGAACTGTCAGATGCTACTTATATTGATATTAATACAAATACTAGAAAAACGGATTTTGTAGGTACTTCACCATTAGTTAAAAACACTAATAACTCTAAAGATGTAAATTACCCTATTACAACTTTTGAAGGTACTTTAATAGACGAAAACTCAGCAAACCCTGTTGGAGTTAATATAAAACAAAAGCTTTATGGTTCTAATAGTAGTAATGTAAATAGAGCTGTATTTACAGAGTTAGAAATTACCAATACTTCTAACCAAACATTTAATAATCTTTATAGTGGCTTATTTGTTGATTGGGTAATGAATTATGCTTCTGGAGATACGCTTCAAAATCAAATTGATTCTGCTATGATTACCTATGATGCTGTGAATCAGGTTGCAATTATAGAGAAGACTGATAAATCAAAATGTGCAGCCGTTAAATTATTAAATACTGGCAATGTTAATTTTCAAGCAATTGATAATTTAAATTCAGCAAACAGTATTATCGATATAACTGATGGATTTTCTGATTATGAAAAAATTCAAGCAGTATCTTCTCAGATTGGGACAACTACAATTGGATCTAAAACTCAATTAGCAAATGTTTCATCAGTAATTGCGTATACCATTAATGATTTAAAAATTAATGAAACAGCAAGAGTAGGCTTCTTAATTGTTGCTGCTGATACACTACCACAACTTCTTCAACAATTAGATAGTGTCGAGCAATATTGCGAATATTGGTTAAAAAGTCCATCTCCTGTTATTGATTATCAAGTAGCCAATGAAGGAGAGAATGTTACTATTGCAACAGATAATTATGATGCACTCGCATTGTATAAAGAAGAAAATGGACAAAAAGTACTTAAAGAAACAGGAAGATCTTTTGAGGTATTAATTGATAGTATATCATATTATTATGTACAATCTCAAGGTAGGTATGTTTACAATGGAGACCTTGTTCAATTAACAGGAAGAGCAATTCCACCATTAAGTATTGATTCACCTCAGTTAGTTTGTAAAAATACTACTGTTATGATTTCCCCTGAAGGATGTACAAATTATAATTTTTATAGAGATCATTTTTTAACAGAGTTATTATACACCGGACCGTTTTTATCAATTCCTAACATACAAAGAGATACTTCATTTTATATAAAATGTGCAGAAGTAGCTAGCGAAACAAATTTTGTTCATTTAGAAGTTAAAGTTGATTCTGTTGTTACTGATTATGATTTATCAAGTTCTACTTCTTACATAGATGGAACTGTCAATGCCTCTTTCAATCAAACAGATAAGGTAGTATCATGGCTGTGGCATTTAAATAATGAACAATATGGTGAACAAAATGACGAGAACATTTCTATCACTTTTGATCAGCAAGGAACTCATTCTTTACGCTTATTTGCTACAAATAATGCAGGTTGTACATATATTATTTCAAAAGAAATTGAAGTTTCTCTTGTCAATAGTTCAAACTCAATGGTCTATACTTTGGAGAATAGTGTTCTTTTTCCTAATCCGATTACTGACGGTAAAGTGAACCTTGCTGTAAGTAAACAGATTGGAAATATGAATTTTGAAATTCTTCGAATAAACGGACAAACTATTAAGAAAAACTTATCCTATATTATAATCGGGAATATTTATACTATTTATTTACCTTCTGGTTTAAAACCGAACACCTACTTATTAAGTGGTTCTTCTACCTCAGGATCTATGGTTTGGAAAGTAATTGTTCGTTAA
- a CDS encoding DUF3244 domain-containing protein: MKKLNLLIIALLTFCSLTIASEIYLPFNGISYFFKASEDGTSATLMFDNLEGEEINFTVDNAEGTTFMAKTIVTTGKVKEDINFKSLPEGQYTFKMTFEDKVMMRKFFVTPQKTAVMMNYQLTSSNQKFKISVEEENLVLIIGNDVKGFIKVRLTDEQGDDIYHSKFVAGAKNVKRFDLSTLPSGNYNAEMEIDGVTYKDSFSIL, translated from the coding sequence ATGAAAAAATTAAATCTATTAATCATTGCATTACTAACATTTTGTTCATTAACAATAGCTTCAGAAATTTATTTACCATTTAACGGTATTTCTTATTTCTTTAAAGCATCTGAAGATGGAACTTCAGCAACGTTAATGTTCGACAATTTAGAAGGCGAAGAAATTAACTTTACTGTAGATAATGCCGAAGGAACGACGTTCATGGCAAAAACAATTGTTACTACTGGTAAAGTAAAAGAAGATATAAATTTTAAAAGTTTACCGGAAGGTCAATATACTTTTAAAATGACTTTTGAAGATAAGGTTATGATGAGAAAATTCTTTGTAACTCCGCAGAAAACTGCAGTTATGATGAACTATCAATTAACTTCTTCAAATCAAAAATTCAAGATTTCTGTAGAAGAAGAAAACTTGGTTTTGATTATAGGAAACGATGTAAAAGGATTTATCAAAGTACGTTTAACAGATGAACAAGGTGATGATATCTATCATTCGAAGTTTGTTGCAGGAGCAAAAAATGTAAAACGTTTTGATTTATCTACGCTACCATCAGGTAATTATAATGCTGAGATGGAAATTGACGGCGTAACTTACAAAGATTCATTTTCAATTTTATAA
- the ctlX gene encoding citrulline utilization hydrolase CtlX has product MNNSSKHILMVRPASFGYNKETALDNEFQDSLIQNTNSEDVDNALNEFDSYVSVLREHNIDITVVDDTPLPAKPDSQFPNNWFSTHSNGAVYLYPLKPVNRRPEKRADIIELLQMCFHVSSVSDLSSYEEKDEFLEGTGSIIFDRVNKVAYACLSKRTNVSLFKAHVKELGYTPILFDAVDENEMPIYHTNVMLSIATDFVVICGDTIKDEKQKEVLWSSFKENGKKIIDVSFEQLRKFTCNILEVTSLDNQKYITMSTKAFNAFTDEQKSIMKDSVKFIHSSINTIESVCGGGTRCMMAEIYLDEQLFQ; this is encoded by the coding sequence ATGAATAACTCATCTAAGCATATATTAATGGTTCGTCCAGCTTCTTTTGGATATAATAAAGAGACTGCTTTAGATAATGAATTTCAAGATTCGTTAATACAAAACACTAATTCTGAAGATGTTGATAATGCATTGAATGAATTTGATAGTTATGTATCTGTATTAAGAGAACATAATATTGATATAACTGTAGTAGATGATACTCCTTTACCTGCTAAACCCGATAGTCAGTTTCCTAATAATTGGTTTTCTACACATTCAAATGGAGCCGTCTATTTATATCCTTTAAAACCAGTAAATAGAAGACCAGAAAAACGAGCAGATATAATTGAGTTATTACAAATGTGTTTTCATGTATCTTCTGTATCAGACCTCTCTTCTTATGAAGAAAAAGATGAATTTTTAGAAGGAACAGGAAGTATTATTTTTGATAGAGTGAATAAAGTAGCTTATGCATGTTTATCTAAAAGAACTAATGTGTCACTTTTTAAAGCACATGTGAAAGAGTTGGGTTACACACCAATATTATTTGATGCAGTAGATGAAAATGAAATGCCAATTTATCATACTAATGTGATGTTGTCCATCGCGACTGATTTTGTAGTTATCTGTGGAGATACAATTAAAGATGAAAAACAGAAAGAGGTATTATGGTCTTCTTTTAAGGAAAATGGAAAGAAGATTATTGATGTATCTTTTGAACAGCTACGCAAGTTTACGTGTAACATTTTAGAAGTAACTAGTTTAGATAATCAGAAATATATTACAATGTCTACTAAAGCATTTAATGCTTTTACAGATGAACAGAAATCCATTATGAAAGATTCTGTAAAGTTTATTCACTCATCAATAAATACTATAGAGAGTGTTTGTGGAGGAGGAACAAGATGTATGATGGCTGAAATCTATTTAGACGAACAATTATTTCAGTAG